The sequence AGTCTGGAGAGTTGATTAGATAAACCAAATCGGTCTCTTTCACTGGCCTCACATCCATTTCTTTGGGTATCAGCTGCTTCCTGGGCCCCAGGAGCCGGTGGGTCACCTTGATAGCTGCCAGGTACTTGGATTTGAGGTCAGAGGCAATTTCACCCAGGTTTGATAGACCCTTCCAACAGGTCTTCACTGAACAGGAACCTGAAACACCATGGCATTTGCACTTGGTTTCCAAGGAGTCGCTCAGTACCTgcagaagacaggaaaacagaTGAATTTACTTCTGCTTTCTCCTGGTACTCACCCTACTGATTTATTTACAAGAGCATCCACAGGAGGCTTTGAGAGATGAAAAAGCTCTGCTTTCTGCCACCTGAGGAACTTTTTACTGTTtgaaggcaaaagaaaacaatGCTATTGGGACAACAAGAGAatgctttctttgcagtgaaTATAATGGGGCAATCAAGGACTCAGCCCTTCTTCATTCCCCTGGTGATAAGAATGTAACCTTCGGGAAAATACCAGCTGGGATTTGCAGTGGGGCCAGACACTTCCCTAACTTACATGTGCTGGCCACAGAGATGGCCAAGTCCTCATCTGGGGAACACGACTGCATGAAAGCACGAAGGAATCTGCAGTTCTCAGCACAGCTGACAGCATTCCTTGAGCAGAGCAGCCACGAAGCAGGATGGGCCTCTGCTTTCCATTAGAAGGGCATAAAGAAGTAATGTGAAGTGGCAAGTATCTCCCTAGTTGTGTAAGGGATACAGGaatacacgtgtgtgtgcatctgcAAACAGATGTAGCTCCATTTTAACAATTTAGTTGTTAAATTGTTGTTAAAGCTCCTcactttaaggacagcatcccaACAGCCTGGCCGGAGTCTACAACCTTACATTAGGCTGCCGGCCATCCAAGGTGCATCATTATGTGCCCCGTTACAATCTGTGGCCAGTGACCATACCCACCTGTCGGCCCACGGCATTGTTATGCAGATTCATGGCCTTGACAGCTTGTGTTCTCAGCTTGCTGGATTTTAAGGGACTGTCAGCAAAAGCGGCGCCGAGCTGGAGGCCATAGCGCAGGTTGTCCCCGCAGCCACCCCATCGGAAGTCAGGCCCTGGGACCTCGGATGGGACAGATCCGCACGAACAGAGAGGGAGTTCTCCAGAGGCGCAGGCCTGAGCAATAGAGTGCGTGACAGCAGCCGCAGCAAGAGCGTGGACAAAGGCAGATTCCCTGGTTCCTgcaaaggaaagggggaaaatgtTGCACCCGCCTAAGCACACCAAGTCACAAACCTTGCAATGCAAAGGGGCTTCCCAGTGCCAGGCAAGTCACCCACGATCACTTCCATTTCTACCCGCTACCAACAGGTGCCTTTTGGAGAGGTCTCAGCACAAAAGCAACTGCACTTCCCCGCACACAGTGGGGACAGGGAAAATGTGACTCGTTAGGGCTGACGCTCGGATACGCTGGGCTGCAGCACGCCATGGCTAGCGCTGCTCAGCCTCAGAAGTCCTTACAAGGCACAACACTGTATGCATGTCCTGCACTGCTTTCCACAGCACTTGTCCCACCAGCATGGATCTTAAGTCCCTGCACCTCTGAAGTCCCCCCAGCACTTCACAGATTTGCTGTGTAAGTCAGCACCAggcattttctgtttcctttctctttcccatctGACTCGATCCGACTTAGCCACCTTCATACCTCTGCAATAAACCCCACCGTATCAGCCTTATGCTCTTTGAGAGACTTTTTCATGTCTTCAATACTGCCTATCCCTGGTAAACACTGCTACATGCCACTGAAGACAGACTCAGGAGAATATTTTCAACGCAAATGCTACTTGCTTTCTTGCAACAAGATAAAGCTTAGGCTTACCACATTTTTCTTGTGCTCCGTATTTTTAACCTGTGCCCTCTATTACATTATCCGCCCACTATATAACCTCTGTTTCCGCTGGATTAGAGCTCTTCCCCCTTTTTCAGGGCCTCTAGCAATTGGTTTTGCCTGAAATCAGAGTTAGTCTGTCCCATCCTGACAGAGCTTCAGCCAGCCCTCTGCAGCATGCTCCGGTCAGGCCCTGAGCTAAGCTGCGTGGGATTAACACCAGCCTAACAGCAGCAAGTTTCTCCAATGAATCTGATGCCCATCAAACGAACAAGCTGTTTGTTAAAGCGCTATTTGCCCCAAAAGCTATGAGAAGCAGAAAGACAGGCACGAAAGCACCAGACAAAGCCTCCTTTACCTTTTAGCAGGTCCGGACCGAAGGCGGGGGCACGCTGGACGGAGGAGCAGTTCCACCGCATGTCCGCGAAGGCTTTCTGGCAGGCGCCCTTGGTCGCGGCGGCGGCCCGGACGATGCTGTGCATGACCTCCAGGTTCCTCCGGCACATGGGCAGCTGCTCGGGCACCGTGCCCGCGAGCAGCCGGCAGTGCTGCGTTTCGTTCCAGGCCACCCGGCCGCCGCTCTCCGTCAGCCcgctgcggggaggggggccAGGCGTGAGGGGGGGGCACACGGACACCCCCTCCGAGGGACGGGGGAGAGCCGGGGACCGAGGGGACCCGGCTGTGCCCCAGTTAGGGCTGGTCTGGCCCCGAGGGGGCAGCCGTGGCGGGGAGCCATGAGGGGAGCTGCTCGGAGGGGGAGGCAGCCATAGGGCAGGGAAGGGGGCCATGAGGGGAGCCCCGAGGGGGAGAGCCCTGATGGGGGGCGGCTGTGAGGGGGGAGAGCCCTGATGGGGGGGGTCACGAGGGGGGAGTCCACTGGGGGTCCCTGAGGGGAGCTGTGAGGGGGTCAACCCCTGGGGGGGGTCAGAGCCCTGATGGGGGGAAGAAAGAGCCCTGGGGGTCCCTCATGGGCGCTgtgagggggcagagccctgggggggggggagtccacTGGGGGTCCCTGAGGGGAGCTGTGAGGGGGTCGACCCCTGGGGGGGGGTCAGAGCCCTgatggggggagggaagagcccTGGGGGTCCCTCATGGGAGCTgtgagggggcagagccctgggggggagccctgggggggggagTCCACTGGGGGtcgagccctggggggggggggcagagccctggggggggAGTCCACTGGGGGTCgagtcctgggggggggggggcagagccctggggggggAGTCCACTGGGGGtcgagccctggggggggggggcagagccctggggggggAGTCCACTGGGGGTCgagtcctgggggggggggcagagccctggggggggggagtccACTGGGGGtcaagccctggggggggggaagtccaCTGGGGGtcaagccctggggggggggggaagtccaCTGGGGGtcaagccctggggggggggggaagtccaCTGGGGGtcaagccctgggggggggggggcagagggggcagagccctggggggggAGTCCACTGGGGGTcgagccctggggggggcagagccctgggggggggggggggagtccacTGGGGGTCGAGccctggtgggggggggcagagccctgggggggggggagtccacTGGGGGtcgagccctgggggggggggggggggcagagccctggggggggAGTCCACTGGGGGtcgagccctgggggggggggggcagagccctggggggggAGTCCACTGGGGGTCgagtcctggggggggggcagagccctggggggggggagtccACTGGGGGtcaagccctgggggggggggggaagtccaCTGGGGGtcaagccctgggggggggggggaagtccaCTGGGGGtcaagccctgggggggggggggcagagggggcagagccctggggggggAGTCCACTGGGGGTcgagccctggggggggcagagccctgggggggggggggggagtccacTGGGGGTCGAGccctggtgggggggggcagagccctggggggggggggagtccacTGGGGGtcgagccctggggggggggggggggcagagccctggggggggAGTCCACTGGGGGtcgagccctgggggggggggggcagagccctggggggggAGTCCACTGGGGGtcgagccctgggggggggcagagccctggggggggggagtccACTGGGGGtcgagccctgggggggggcagagccctgggggggggggaagagcccTGGGGGTCCCTGATGGGAGCTgtgagggggcagagccctgggggggggggcagccccaaAGAGGAGCCGcgagtgggggtgggggggcagagggggctctGCCCGCCGCAGGGCGCCCAGgacccgcgtcccccccccggccccgctacTCACAGCCACCGGATGGCCGCCGAGAGGCCCAGCTGGcagagcagcgcggcggcggcgggcacggcGGGGCGGCCCATGGCTggagctggggccggggccggggccgcccccttTTATAgcccgcgggcgccgggctccttccccccccggggaggggaaCAAAGGCGGTTTCGGGGCCATTCGCGGCTCCCGGCCGCGGGCCGAGCGCCTTAGGGCCGTCGGGGCGCCGAGCCGGCCCCCTCCCTGCAGATGCCCCGGGAACCGCGGCCTAACGGGCGGTTAAACCCGGCCTTAGTCGCGATTGCTCCCCAAACAGCATCAGGGGCAGTCGCTCCCCTAAGGGCCCAGCACCACCGTCGGGGCACGAAGCAGCAGGCGTCCGCCCGGAGCCGTCCGGGCTACGCTACGCGGCAGTTGTCCCCACGGAGTCCTCGCCTGCCACATGCCCCCCCAGCATGGCAGGGCGAGCTGGTCGCAGCGGCCCCCGGCACGGCCGTACCCGGCACCTCCTGCGTGTAGGGAGCATCGCCTTTCGCATCCCCTCTGCAAGAGGGAGGTGGCTGCACCGCAAAGCCAGGCACAtctctctgctctgcagatggGAACTCATCCACGCGGCTGGCTGGCCGGAGCCAGAAGGCGCTGACATAAGTAGGGGACGCAAGGGGCTGGCAAGGGCTGCTCTGATTTCCTGgctttttctcactttctttgcAGGAAGCTTTAAACGTTCATTTTCCGCGACCCAGGTAAAGTGAGAGTCCCGGCCATCTGCCCCCTCAGCCCCACGACGAGAGCGGGCTCTCCAACCCCAAGCAGGGCTCCAGACGCAGCCGACCCCCGTGGAGAATGGGCAAAGCCGGCCAGACGTGGAGGTTTCTCCCGCATCTGGGATCCCCCGTGACTCCACGAGTCAAATGCTGTTCTGGGACTGAAGCTGATTGAATGTGGGGAAATCCTGCCCCCGGACATCTCCTTCCCGGCTTCAGCCCTATCCCCCTCTTTTAGCAGACAAACCATGTTATTGACCTACTGTCTCAGTCGGGACATTAGCAGCTGCTAATAGGTTTCATAACTGTCTGAGGGCCAAACTGCAGAGAACTGGGGTGAGCAGAGGAGGACACGGAGGGCTCTCAGCATGCAGCCAGCAAGCACATTTC is a genomic window of Dromaius novaehollandiae isolate bDroNov1 chromosome 11, bDroNov1.hap1, whole genome shotgun sequence containing:
- the LOC112980852 gene encoding protein Wnt-11b-like translates to MGRPAVPAAAALLCQLGLSAAIRWLGLTESGGRVAWNETQHCRLLAGTVPEQLPMCRRNLEVMHSIVRAAAATKGACQKAFADMRWNCSSVQRAPAFGPDLLKGTRESAFVHALAAAAVTHSIAQACASGELPLCSCGSVPSEVPGPDFRWGGCGDNLRYGLQLGAAFADSPLKSSKLRTQAVKAMNLHNNAVGRQVLSDSLETKCKCHGVSGSCSVKTCWKGLSNLGEIASDLKSKYLAAIKVTHRLLGPRKQLIPKEMDVRPVKETDLVYLINSPDYCTVNLQLGSLGTQDRQCNKTSVGSDGCNLMCCGRGYNTYTEEVVERCHCKYHWCCYVVCKKCRRMVERYVCK